CCGCTAGCCGACACCGCGAGAGCGCCGCGATTCCGAGCCCCTTGACGATAGTAACGCGCGGCGTTATGGTGCGACCGTGATTCGGAGCTTCGCTGATGCTTCGACCGAGAGCCTGTTCCGCCGAAGCCCGGTACGGCGCCTTCCTGCGGAGATCCAACGGGCGGCCCTCAGGAAGCTCGTGGTTCTTGACGCGGCAGAATCTCTCCAGGACCTTCGGACGCCGCCAGGAAACCGCCTCGAGAAGCTCAGTGGCGACCGCGCAGGTCAGCATTCAATCCGGGTCAACGACCAGTGGCGCATCTGCTTTGCCTGGCGCGGCTCTGACGCTTTCGACGTCGAACTAGCGGACTACCACTAGGAAGACCACCATGGCCGCCAAACTCGCCCCCATTCACCCCGGCGAAGTTCTGCTCGAGGACTTTCTCAAGCCCCTCTCGCTATCCCAGTATCGGCTCGCTCACGACATTGGTGTCCCGGCCCGCCGCATCAACGAGATTGTCCTCGGGAAGCGCTCGATCTCAGCGGATACGGCGCTGCGCCTGTCGCGCTACTTCCGGAACACGGCGCGGTTCTGGCTCAACCTTCAGTCGCGCTACGACCTCGAGGTCGAACAAGACCGGCTCGGCGATCGGCTAGACCGCGAGGTGGTTGGCGTCGCGGCGACCGCGGGGCGTATGCGTCGTGTCGGCTGACGCGTCGTCTCTGGACTCCTCCCGCAAGCACCGTTGCACAGGCCGCTGACGTTGGGCGAGACGGCAGTCGACTCTTCGGCCTCCGAGGGGAGGGCGTGAGGCTCCGGGCCAGGATGAACTCCGCGCGCGGGGAGCCAGTCGTTTGCACCGGCCCCGGAGGCCAGAAGAGTTGTCGGTTCCTTCCCCGCGTCGATCTCTCCCGAGTCGTCATCGAAGTCGTGCGCTGCCTTGAGCCTTACCCGAAGGTCGATCCAGGTAGAGTCAGAATCCCAAGCGCAAGACCGAGGAGACGCGTTCCTTGCCTTGGGCCGCCGAAACTGTTGACACCATCAGGAGGCTCATGCCCGAAATCGTCATTCGCCCGCCGTCGTCGCGAGAGGAGCTGGTCGCCGAGCTCGTGCGCGTGGGCGCCGAGACGGTGCAGTTCTGGATGCGCTTCGAGCCCGACGAGTTCTTTCGCCCGATCGGGGAGGCGTGGTCGCCATGCGACAACGTCCGTCATCTGACGCGGTCCGTCACGCCCGTCGCGCAGGCGCTGCGGA
This genomic window from Holophagales bacterium contains:
- a CDS encoding type II toxin-antitoxin system RelE/ParE family toxin, with amino-acid sequence MIRSFADASTESLFRRSPVRRLPAEIQRAALRKLVVLDAAESLQDLRTPPGNRLEKLSGDRAGQHSIRVNDQWRICFAWRGSDAFDVELADYH
- a CDS encoding HigA family addiction module antidote protein, whose translation is MAAKLAPIHPGEVLLEDFLKPLSLSQYRLAHDIGVPARRINEIVLGKRSISADTALRLSRYFRNTARFWLNLQSRYDLEVEQDRLGDRLDREVVGVAATAGRMRRVG